Below is a genomic region from Pectobacterium polaris.
CGCGCAAGGAGAGCTGGAAGGCGGCCGCCACTGGATTGAATGGCAGGATCCCTTCCCGAAACCGGCTTATCTGTTCGCGCTGGTTGCTGGCGACTTTGATGTCCTTCAGGATCGCTTCACGACACGTTCTGGTCGCGATGTGGCGCTGGAGCTGTATGTTGACCGTGGCAACCTCGATCGTGCCGGCTGGGCGATGACTTCGCTGAAGAATTCAATGAAGTGGGACGAAGAACGTTTCGGTCTGGAATACGATCTCGACATCTATATGATCGTCGCCGTTGATTTCTTCAACATGGGGGCGATGGAAAACAAAGGGCTGAACGTATTCAACTCTAAATACGTGCTGGCCAAGGCAGAAACTGCGACGGATAAAGACTATCTGAATATTGAAGCGGTGATCGGCCATGAATATTTCCACAACTGGACAGGCAACCGCGTCACCTGCCGCGATTGGTTCCAGCTTAGCCTGAAAGAAGGGCTGACGGTGTTCCGCGATCAGGAGTTCAGCTCCGATTTGGGTTCGCGTCCGGTGAACCGTATTGATAACGTGCGCGTGATGCGCGGTGCGCAGTTTGCTGAAGATGCCAGCCCGATGTCGCATCCGATTCGTCCCGATCAGGTGATCGAGATGAATAACTTCTACACGCTGACGGTCTATGAAAAGGGATCGGAAGTGATCCGCATGATGCACACTTTATTAGGTGAAGAAGGCTTCCAGGCCGGTATTCGTCTGTATTTTGAGCGTCACGACGGTAGCGCGGCGACCTGTGATGACTTTGTGCTGGCGATGGAAGAGGCTTCCGGAGTCGATCTCACGCAGTTCCGTCGCTGGTATAGCCAGTCGGGCACGCCGGTGCTGACTGTGCGTGATGATTACGATCCGCAGACGCAACAATATCTGCTGAGTGTGAGCCAAACGACCCCAGTCGGTGCCGATAAACAGCCGAAGCTACCGCTGCACATTCCGTTGGATATCGAACTGTACGATCCGCAAGGGAAGGTCATTCCGCTACAGAAAGACGGCCAACTGCTGGCGTCGGTGCTTAATGTGACCGAATCTGAACAGACGTTCATTTTCGATCAGGTGCCTTGCCGTCCGATTCCTTCTTTATTACGTGAGTTCTCTGCACCGGTAAAACTGAACTATGCGTGGAGCGATGAGCAGCTGACATTCCTGATGCGCTACGCCAGCAATGCGTTCTCGCGTTGGGATGCTGCACAGAGCCTGCTGGCTAACTATATCCGTCTGAACGTTTCCCGCTATCAGCAGAAACAGCCGCTTTCTGTGCCGATGCATGTTGTGGATGCTTTCCGTGGCGTGTTGCTGGATGAAAAGCTGGATCCGATGCTGGCTTCTCAGATTCTGACATTGCCGAGCGAAAACGAGATTGCTGAGCTGTTTGACATCATCGATCCGACGGCGATCGCTGCCGTGCGTGAGAGTATGACGCGTACGATGGCGAAAGAGATGGCGGATGAGTGGCTGGCGGTATACCACGCGAATCATGCGCCGCAATATCGTATCGAACACGCAGATATGGGTAAACGCGCGTTACGCAACGTCTGCCTGCATTATCTGGCATTCAACGATGCCGATCAGGCGGATAAACTGGTGCAAGCGCAGTTCCGTCAGGCGGATAATATGACAGATTCGCTGGCGGCGTTGTCGGCGGCGGTTGAGGCTCAACTGCCGGTGCGTGATGACCTGCTGACGCAGTTTGATAACCGCTGGCATCAGGATGGTTTGGTCATGGATAAATGGTTTGTGCTGCAAGCCACCAGCCCGGCAGCCGATGTACTGACCCGTGTGCGTGAGCTGCTACAGCACCGTTCATTCAGCCTGAACAACC
It encodes:
- the pepN gene encoding aminopeptidase N, whose translation is MNQQPQIKYRHDYRAPDYTITDIALDFDLHAEKTHVKAVSQVVLQGDAGAPLKLDGEGLKLISLSVDGQPWTHYQQQDDGLILTQLPARFTLSIETEINPAANSALEGLYLSGDALCTQCEAEGFRHITYYLDRPDVLAKFTTRIIADKARYPYLLSNGNRIAQGELEGGRHWIEWQDPFPKPAYLFALVAGDFDVLQDRFTTRSGRDVALELYVDRGNLDRAGWAMTSLKNSMKWDEERFGLEYDLDIYMIVAVDFFNMGAMENKGLNVFNSKYVLAKAETATDKDYLNIEAVIGHEYFHNWTGNRVTCRDWFQLSLKEGLTVFRDQEFSSDLGSRPVNRIDNVRVMRGAQFAEDASPMSHPIRPDQVIEMNNFYTLTVYEKGSEVIRMMHTLLGEEGFQAGIRLYFERHDGSAATCDDFVLAMEEASGVDLTQFRRWYSQSGTPVLTVRDDYDPQTQQYLLSVSQTTPVGADKQPKLPLHIPLDIELYDPQGKVIPLQKDGQLLASVLNVTESEQTFIFDQVPCRPIPSLLREFSAPVKLNYAWSDEQLTFLMRYASNAFSRWDAAQSLLANYIRLNVSRYQQKQPLSVPMHVVDAFRGVLLDEKLDPMLASQILTLPSENEIAELFDIIDPTAIAAVRESMTRTMAKEMADEWLAVYHANHAPQYRIEHADMGKRALRNVCLHYLAFNDADQADKLVQAQFRQADNMTDSLAALSAAVEAQLPVRDDLLTQFDNRWHQDGLVMDKWFVLQATSPAADVLTRVRELLQHRSFSLNNPNRLRSLVGAFAAANPSAFHAEDGSGYRFLTEILSDLNTRNPQVAARVIEPLIRLKRYDAKRQAQMRQALEQLKTLENLSGDLFEKISKALQD